The DNA region AAACCACCGCACACCAGCCACGAGGCCAGCAACTTCAAGATCAATTGTGTGAATCGCATCATCCGGAGAGATAAGGTCGGGATTCTCGGCTTCGCCTACGAAGCGAACACTTCACGCGCGTCCGCCACTTTACCCTCGACGGCAGCCGCAGCCACCATCACCGGACTCATCAGCACGGTGCGACCGATCGGACTTCCCTGGCGTCCTTTGAAGTTACGGTTGGAGGAACTCGCGCACAGCTGATCACCGATCAGCTTGTCCGGGTTCATCGCAAGGCACATCGAACATCCAGCACCACGCCACTCAAAGCCGGCGTCGCGGAAGGTCTGGGCAATGCCATTACCTTCACAAATCGCGGCCACCACCTGAGAGCCAGGCACCGCAATCGCACTCACGCCCTCGGCCACCTTGCGGCCTTTGAGGAAGTTTGCGGCATCTTCAAAGTCAGAAAGGCGCCCGTTGGTGCACGATCCGATGAACGCCACATCAATCGGCGTTCCTTTGATCGGCGCTCCACCTTCAAGCTTCATGTACTCCAGCGCATCAGCCACCACTTCCTTCTCGGATGGGTCCTCGATCTCCGCTGGGTTTGGAATGTTCTCGTTGATGAACACACCGTGGTCCGGCGAGGTCCCCCACGTCACGGATGGTTCAATATCTTCGCCGCGGATTTCCACCACGTCGTCGTACTTGGCATCCGCATCGGACGCGATCGACTTCCAACGCTCGACAGCCGCATCAAAAGCAGGACCTTCCGCCGGCACGTAGGCTCGGCCTTTGAGATAGTCGAATGTGGTCTCGTCCGGATTGACATATCCGCAACGGGCTCCGCCCTCGATGGACATGTTGCAAACGGTCATCCGCTCTTCCATCGAGAAGTTGTCGAACACCTCACCGCCGTACTCGTAGCAGTAACCAATACCGCCCTTGGCTCCGAGCAGCTTGATGATGTGCAAAATCACGTCCTTCGCGTAAACGCCCGGCCCGAGCTTGCCGGTCACATTGATGCGGCGCACCTTGAGCTTGGTCATGGCAATTGTCTGGGTTGCCAGCACGTCGCGCACCTGGGTGGTGCCGATACCAAAGGCGATCGCACCGAATGCCCCGTGGGTCGCGGTGTGACTGTCACCACAAACGATGGTCGACCCTGGCTGGGTGA from Sulfuriroseicoccus oceanibius includes:
- the leuC gene encoding 3-isopropylmalate dehydratase large subunit, which gives rise to MGKTLYEKVWDAHTVRTLSNGQTQLLIGTHLIHEVTSPQAFGMLRDLGLKVRHPERTFATVDHIVPTDQREEPFADPLADEMIRELRKNVDEHGIKYFDLKSGKQGIVHVVGPEQGITQPGSTIVCGDSHTATHGAFGAIAFGIGTTQVRDVLATQTIAMTKLKVRRINVTGKLGPGVYAKDVILHIIKLLGAKGGIGYCYEYGGEVFDNFSMEERMTVCNMSIEGGARCGYVNPDETTFDYLKGRAYVPAEGPAFDAAVERWKSIASDADAKYDDVVEIRGEDIEPSVTWGTSPDHGVFINENIPNPAEIEDPSEKEVVADALEYMKLEGGAPIKGTPIDVAFIGSCTNGRLSDFEDAANFLKGRKVAEGVSAIAVPGSQVVAAICEGNGIAQTFRDAGFEWRGAGCSMCLAMNPDKLIGDQLCASSSNRNFKGRQGSPIGRTVLMSPVMVAAAAVEGKVADAREVFAS